In Halanaerobiaceae bacterium ANBcell28, the genomic window AAGAAAATGAATAAAAAAGAGGCTGAAGAATTAGCTTTATTTGAATTAGATAGAGTTGGTCTGGGATCATTTGCAAACTCTTATCCTGCACAATTATCTGGTGGACAGAAACAAAGGGTAGGCATTGCTAGAGCATTAGCTATGCAACCTAAATTAATTTTGTTTGATGAACCTACTTCTGCTCTTGATCCCGAATTAACAGGTGAAGTTTTATCAGTTATGAAAAATCTTGCTATTGAGGGTATGACAATGCTGATTGTAACTCATGAAATGGGTTTTGCTCGTACTGTAGCAGATGAGATGATATTTATGGAAGGTGGCAATATTATTGAACAGGGGAATCCTGAAAAACTGTTTACTAATCCAGACCATAATAGAACTAAAGAGTTTTTATTTAAGTTAACAGAGTTATATGGTGAGGGTGAGTAAAATGGATATATTAATAAGTTTTTATGCTAATATACTTGAGATTTATGAAATGTTTTTACAGTTTTATCCTCGTTTCCTTGATGGCTTGAAGACTACTTTGTTTTTAACCATTGTTTCTTGTTCTCTTGGTACGGTTTTTGGCACATTTTTATCTTTAGGTAAGATATATGGGAACAAGTTTATTTCCCGGGTAATTACTTTATTTATTGCTCTTATTAGAGGTACACCTTTACTTGTTCAACTATTCATAATCTATTATGGTTTGCCTCCATATGGTATTAGATTAACAGCTATACAGGCTGCTAT contains:
- a CDS encoding amino acid ABC transporter ATP-binding protein, which encodes MDIKHLLKIEDLHHSFGQNEVLKGISLALDKGETKVIVGPSGTGKSTILNNIIRLVPPDQGKIYLEDIEISTANINKMRQQIGFVFQDFGLFNHLTAKGNVMVGLTKVKKMNKKEAEELALFELDRVGLGSFANSYPAQLSGGQKQRVGIARALAMQPKLILFDEPTSALDPELTGEVLSVMKNLAIEGMTMLIVTHEMGFARTVADEMIFMEGGNIIEQGNPEKLFTNPDHNRTKEFLFKLTELYGEGE